A genomic window from Streptomyces mirabilis includes:
- a CDS encoding dipeptide ABC transporter ATP-binding protein: MAELSKNDEQEATPNVSDVEVVDAHSETEAVAAIEAPVDRGEPILQVRNLVKHFPLTQGILFKRHIGAVKAVDGISFDLHQGETLGIVGESGCGKSTVAKLLMNLERATAGEIFYKGQDITKLSGRALKAVRRNIQMVFQDPYTSLNPRMTVGDIIGEPFDIHPEVAPKGDRRRKVQELLDVVGLNPEYINRYPHQFSGGQRQRIGIARGLALNPEIIICDEPVSALDVSVQAQVINLMERLQDEFNLSYLFIAHDLSIVRHISDRVGVMYLGKMAEIGSDEQIYDHPTHPYTQALLSAVPMPDPEAREHRERIILTGDVPSPANPPSGCSFRTRCWKAQDKCAAETPILAVPQVFMGVDSPAAHESACHFAEEKDVVHAA, encoded by the coding sequence ATGGCTGAGCTCAGCAAGAACGACGAGCAGGAGGCCACCCCGAACGTCTCCGACGTGGAGGTCGTCGACGCCCACTCCGAAACGGAGGCGGTCGCCGCGATCGAGGCGCCGGTGGACCGTGGCGAGCCGATCCTTCAGGTGCGCAACCTGGTGAAGCACTTCCCGCTCACCCAGGGCATCCTGTTCAAGCGGCACATCGGCGCGGTGAAGGCCGTCGACGGCATCTCCTTCGATCTGCACCAGGGCGAGACGCTGGGCATCGTGGGCGAGTCCGGCTGCGGCAAGTCCACCGTGGCCAAGCTCCTGATGAACCTGGAGCGGGCCACCGCGGGCGAGATCTTCTACAAGGGCCAGGACATCACCAAGCTGTCCGGGCGCGCTCTGAAGGCCGTGCGCCGCAACATCCAGATGGTCTTCCAGGACCCGTACACCTCGCTCAACCCCCGTATGACGGTGGGCGACATCATCGGTGAGCCCTTCGACATCCACCCCGAGGTGGCTCCGAAGGGCGACCGGCGGCGCAAGGTCCAGGAACTGCTGGACGTGGTCGGCCTCAACCCCGAGTACATCAACCGTTACCCGCACCAGTTCTCGGGCGGTCAGCGTCAGCGCATCGGCATCGCCCGCGGTCTCGCGCTCAACCCCGAGATCATCATCTGCGACGAGCCGGTGTCGGCGCTCGACGTGTCGGTGCAGGCGCAGGTCATCAACCTGATGGAGCGGCTCCAGGACGAGTTCAACCTGTCCTACCTCTTCATCGCGCACGACCTGTCGATCGTCCGGCACATCTCGGACCGGGTCGGCGTGATGTACCTCGGCAAGATGGCGGAGATCGGCAGCGACGAGCAGATCTACGACCACCCGACGCACCCCTACACCCAGGCGCTGCTGTCGGCCGTGCCGATGCCGGACCCGGAGGCCCGTGAGCACCGCGAGCGGATCATCCTGACCGGTGACGTGCCGTCCCCGGCCAACCCGCCGTCGGGCTGCAGCTTCCGCACCCGGTGCTGGAAGGCGCAGGACAAGTGCGCCGCGGAGACCCCGATCCTCGCGGTGCCCCAGGTGTTCATGGGCGTGGACTCGCCGGCGGCCCATGAGTCGGCGTGCCACTTCGCCGAGGAGAAGGACGTCGTGCACGCGGCCTGA
- a CDS encoding ABC transporter ATP-binding protein translates to MTIIEEDSVPVPAPRKGGADDGPLLEVRDLHVEFHTREGVAKAVNGVNYSVSAGETLAVLGESGSGKSVTAQAIMGILDMPPARIPQGEILFRGQDMLKMSGEERRKIRGQKIAMIFQDALSSLNPVLSVGYQLGEMFRVHQGLSKKEAKAKAIELMDRVKIPASAARVNDYPHQFSGGMRQRIMIAMALALEPDLIIADEPTTALDVTVQAQVMDLLADLQREYNMGLILITHDLGVVADVADKIAVMYAGRIVERAPVHELYKRPAHPYTRGLLDSIPRLDQKGQELYAIKGLPPNLLRIPTGCAFNPRCPKAQDICRTDVPALLPVSEQDGTELVGRGSACHFWKETIHG, encoded by the coding sequence GTGACCATCATCGAAGAAGACTCCGTCCCGGTGCCCGCCCCGCGTAAGGGCGGCGCCGACGACGGGCCGCTGCTCGAAGTGCGTGACCTGCACGTCGAGTTCCACACCCGCGAGGGCGTGGCCAAGGCGGTCAACGGCGTCAACTACAGCGTCAGCGCGGGCGAGACCCTCGCCGTGCTCGGCGAGTCCGGCTCCGGCAAGTCCGTGACCGCGCAGGCGATCATGGGCATCCTCGACATGCCGCCGGCGAGGATCCCGCAGGGCGAGATCCTCTTCCGCGGCCAGGACATGCTCAAGATGTCCGGCGAGGAGCGCCGCAAGATCCGCGGACAGAAGATCGCCATGATCTTCCAGGACGCGCTCAGCTCGCTCAACCCGGTCCTGTCCGTCGGCTACCAGCTCGGCGAGATGTTCCGGGTGCACCAGGGCCTCTCCAAGAAGGAGGCCAAGGCCAAGGCGATCGAGCTGATGGACCGGGTGAAGATCCCGGCCTCCGCGGCCCGCGTGAACGACTACCCCCACCAGTTCTCGGGCGGTATGCGCCAGCGCATCATGATCGCGATGGCGCTGGCCCTGGAGCCGGACCTGATCATCGCGGACGAGCCCACCACGGCGCTCGACGTGACGGTCCAGGCCCAGGTCATGGACCTGCTCGCGGACCTTCAGCGCGAGTACAACATGGGCCTGATCCTGATCACCCACGACCTCGGCGTCGTCGCCGACGTCGCGGACAAGATCGCCGTGATGTACGCGGGCCGGATCGTGGAGCGCGCCCCGGTCCACGAGCTGTACAAGCGCCCCGCGCACCCGTACACGCGGGGTCTGCTGGACTCGATCCCGCGCCTGGACCAGAAGGGCCAGGAGCTGTACGCGATCAAGGGGCTGCCGCCCAACCTGCTGCGCATTCCGACGGGTTGCGCGTTCAACCCGCGCTGCCCCAAGGCCCAGGACATCTGCCGCACCGACGTGCCGGCGCTGCTCCCGGTGAGCGAGCAGGACGGCACCGAGCTGGTCGGCCGCGGTTCGGCCTGCCACTTCTGGAAGGAGACGATCCATGGCTGA
- a CDS encoding VOC family protein, translating into MLHHVELWVPDLERAVRSWGWLLESLGCEPYQEWPHGRSWRRDETYLVVEQSPALTTDSHDRLRPGLNHLAFHVPDRTELDRLVAEAPRHGWSPLFPDRYPHAGGPEHCAAYLEDVDGFEVELVARA; encoded by the coding sequence ATGCTGCATCACGTCGAACTGTGGGTGCCGGACCTGGAGCGCGCGGTCCGCTCCTGGGGATGGCTGCTGGAGAGCCTGGGCTGTGAGCCGTACCAGGAGTGGCCGCACGGCCGCAGTTGGCGCCGGGACGAGACCTATCTCGTCGTCGAGCAGTCGCCCGCGCTGACGACGGACTCCCACGACCGTCTGCGCCCCGGCCTGAACCACCTCGCCTTCCACGTGCCGGACCGCACCGAACTCGACCGGCTCGTGGCCGAGGCGCCCCGCCACGGCTGGTCACCCCTCTTTCCGGACCGCTATCCGCACGCGGGCGGTCCGGAGCACTGCGCCGCGTACCTGGAGGACGTGGACGGCTTCGAGGTGGAGTTGGTCGCGCGCGCCTGA
- a CDS encoding ABC transporter substrate-binding protein: MRGATHATWAVGAAAVALVATACGGGGGGGGGGSGGASGVLSSSWGDPQNPLEPSNTNEVQGGKVLDMIFRGLKRYDARTGAAQNMLAQKIDTSDSQNFTITVKDGWTFSNGEPVTAQSFVDAWNYGASLKNNQKNAYFFGYIEGYDKVHPETGTQSADTLSGLKVTGAHTFTVKLNQKFSTFPDTLGYVAFAPLPKAFFSDHAAWLKKPVGNGPYTVDSYTKGSMMSLRKWDAYPGTDKAQNGGVDLKVYTDNNTAYTDLMAGNLDLVDDVPAAQLKNVKKDLGGRYINTPAGIIQTIAFPFYDQAWDKSGMENVRKGLSMAINRDQITSTIFQKTRTPASDWTSPVLGAAGGFQDGLCGASCRYDPAQAKKLIQDGGGLPGGQIKISYNADSGSHKEWIDAVCNSINNALGNDKACVGNPIGTFADFRNQIGQHKMPGPFRAGWQMDYPLIQNFLQPLYYTNASSNDGKWSNKEFDKLVDRANAATDKAKAIQLFQQAEGVVRDNMAAIPLWYQNGSAGYSDRISNVALNQFSVPVYNEIKVS, encoded by the coding sequence ATGCGTGGAGCGACGCACGCCACATGGGCCGTGGGCGCGGCGGCGGTGGCCCTCGTGGCGACGGCCTGCGGAGGCGGCGGAGGCGGCGGAGGCGGCGGCAGCGGCGGCGCGTCCGGAGTGCTCAGTTCCTCCTGGGGGGACCCGCAGAACCCGCTGGAGCCGTCCAACACCAACGAGGTGCAGGGCGGCAAGGTCCTCGACATGATCTTCCGGGGTCTGAAGCGGTACGACGCCAGGACCGGCGCCGCCCAGAACATGCTGGCGCAGAAGATCGACACCTCGGACTCGCAGAACTTCACGATCACCGTCAAGGACGGCTGGACGTTCAGCAACGGAGAGCCCGTCACCGCGCAGTCCTTCGTGGACGCCTGGAACTACGGGGCCAGTCTCAAGAACAACCAGAAGAACGCGTACTTCTTCGGGTACATCGAGGGCTACGACAAGGTCCACCCCGAGACGGGAACGCAGAGCGCGGACACGCTGTCGGGGCTGAAGGTCACCGGCGCCCACACCTTCACCGTCAAGCTCAACCAGAAGTTCTCGACCTTCCCCGACACCCTCGGCTACGTGGCGTTCGCGCCGCTGCCCAAGGCGTTCTTCAGCGACCACGCGGCCTGGCTGAAGAAGCCGGTCGGCAACGGGCCCTACACCGTCGACTCGTACACCAAGGGCTCGATGATGTCCCTGCGGAAGTGGGACGCGTACCCGGGGACGGACAAGGCGCAGAACGGCGGGGTGGACCTGAAGGTCTACACCGACAACAACACCGCCTACACCGACCTGATGGCGGGCAACCTCGACCTCGTCGACGACGTGCCCGCCGCCCAGCTCAAGAACGTGAAGAAGGATCTCGGCGGCCGCTACATCAACACCCCGGCCGGCATCATCCAGACCATCGCCTTCCCCTTCTACGACCAGGCCTGGGACAAGAGCGGCATGGAGAACGTCCGCAAGGGTCTGTCCATGGCGATCAACCGGGACCAGATCACCAGCACGATCTTCCAGAAGACCCGCACCCCGGCCTCCGACTGGACCTCACCGGTGCTCGGCGCGGCCGGCGGCTTCCAGGACGGCCTGTGCGGCGCCTCCTGCCGGTACGACCCCGCGCAGGCGAAGAAGCTGATCCAGGACGGCGGCGGACTGCCCGGCGGCCAGATCAAGATCTCGTACAACGCGGACAGCGGCTCCCACAAGGAGTGGATCGACGCCGTCTGCAACTCCATCAACAACGCGCTGGGCAACGACAAGGCCTGCGTCGGCAACCCGATCGGCACCTTCGCCGACTTCCGCAACCAGATCGGGCAGCACAAGATGCCGGGTCCGTTCCGGGCCGGCTGGCAGATGGACTACCCGCTGATCCAGAACTTCCTCCAGCCGCTGTACTACACGAACGCCTCCTCCAACGACGGCAAGTGGTCGAACAAGGAGTTCGACAAGCTCGTCGACCGGGCGAACGCCGCTACCGACAAGGCCAAGGCCATCCAGCTCTTCCAGCAGGCCGAAGGGGTCGTACGGGACAACATGGCCGCCATCCCGCTCTGGTACCAGAACGGCAGCGCCGGCTACTCGGACAGGATCTCCAACGTGGCGCTCAACCAGTTCAGCGTGCCCGTCTACAACGAGATCAAGGTCAGCTGA
- a CDS encoding ABC transporter permease produces the protein MGRYVIRRLLQMIPVFIGATLLIFLMVNVMGDPIAGLCGERQCDPATAAQLRKEFGLDKPLWQQYLTYMGNVFTGDFGTAFTGQPVTELMADSFPVTIRLTIVAILFEIVIGILLGVVTGLRRGRPVDTGVLLLTLVVISIPTFVTGLLLQLLFGVEWGWIRPSVSTDATFGELIVPGLVLASVSLAYVTRLTRTSIAENKRSDYVRTAVAKGLPRHRVITKHLLRNSLIPVVTFIGTDIGALMGGAIVTERIFNIHGVGYQLYQGIVRQNTQTVVGFVTVLVLVFLVANLLVDLLYAVLDPRIRYA, from the coding sequence ATGGGACGGTATGTGATCCGGCGTCTGCTCCAGATGATCCCGGTCTTCATCGGCGCCACGCTGTTGATCTTCCTGATGGTGAACGTGATGGGCGACCCCATCGCGGGCCTGTGCGGCGAGCGGCAGTGCGACCCCGCCACCGCCGCCCAGCTGCGCAAGGAGTTCGGCCTCGACAAGCCGCTGTGGCAGCAATACCTCACGTACATGGGCAATGTCTTCACCGGCGACTTCGGCACCGCCTTCACCGGGCAGCCGGTGACCGAGCTGATGGCCGACTCCTTCCCCGTCACCATCCGGCTGACGATCGTCGCGATCCTCTTCGAGATCGTCATCGGCATCCTGCTGGGCGTCGTCACCGGACTGCGCCGCGGCCGGCCCGTCGACACCGGTGTCCTGCTGCTCACCCTCGTCGTCATCTCGATCCCGACCTTCGTCACCGGATTGCTTTTGCAACTGCTCTTCGGTGTCGAGTGGGGCTGGATCCGACCCTCGGTCTCCACGGACGCGACCTTCGGCGAACTGATCGTGCCGGGACTGGTCCTCGCCTCCGTCTCCCTCGCCTACGTCACCCGGCTCACCCGGACCTCCATCGCCGAGAACAAGCGGTCCGACTACGTCCGTACGGCCGTCGCCAAGGGTCTGCCCCGGCACCGGGTGATCACCAAGCACCTGCTGCGCAACTCGCTGATCCCCGTGGTCACCTTCATCGGCACGGACATCGGCGCGCTCATGGGCGGCGCGATCGTCACCGAGCGGATCTTCAACATCCACGGCGTCGGCTACCAGCTCTACCAGGGGATCGTGCGGCAGAACACCCAGACCGTGGTCGGCTTCGTGACCGTCCTCGTGCTCGTGTTCCTGGTCGCCAACCTGCTCGTCGACCTCCTCTACGCCGTACTCGACCCG